The Thiobacillus sp. genome contains the following window.
GCCGTAGTGCAGCACCTGGGGATCCTCGTGGAACCTGGCGCCTATGCCGTGGCCGCAGAATTCACGTACCACGGAATACCCGTTGGATTCCGCGTGGCGCTGGATGGCAGCGCCGATGTCCCCCAGATGGGCCCCTGGCTTCACCACGCTGATGCCCTTCCACATGCATTCATAGGTGATTTCCGTGAGGCGGCGGGCCTGGATCGTGGGTTCCCCCACGTAGAACATGCGGGAGGTGTCGCCGTGCCAGCCATCCTTGATGGTGGTGATGTCCAGGTTTACCACGTCGCCGGCCTTCAGCGCCTTGTCCCCGGGCACGCCGTGGCAGACCTGGTGGTTCACCGAGGCGCAGATGGACTTGGGGTAAGGCTTGTGGCCGTTGGGGGCGTAGTTGAGGGGGGCGGGAATGCAGTCCTGCACCTCCACCATGTAGTCGTGGCAGAGCTTGTCCAGTTCGCCGGTTGTGACGCCGGGTTTCACGAAGGGAGTGATGTAATCCAGCACCTCGCCGGCGAGGCGGCCCGCCACGCGCATTTTTTCTATTTGTTCCGGGGTCTTGATGGTGATGGGCATGATGCTAGGGTTGGAAAAAGTGATTCAGGATAGGGTTGAGGGGGGTGAATGTAAAGTTGAGTGAAATGGTAGGAATGTGCTTTCTATAATGTTTTCAATTGCATGAGGATTGGACGGGAGATTCGGTGCGATGGCGGTGGATGCGGTTTCTTCCATGACAGGGGGGCTCAATGCCGGTGCGGCGGCTATGCGTGCCAGCGGTGGCGAGCGTCTGTCTCCCCAGGAACAAGCCCAGGTGCGCAAGCTGCAGGCCATCGACCAGAAGGTGCGCCAGCACGAGGCGGCCCACAAGGCCGCCGGCGCGGGCCTGACGGGCGCGGCCACCTACCAGTACGTGCGTGGGCCGGACGGCAGGCAGTATGCCGTGTCGGGGGAGGTGAGCATCAACACCTCGCCCGCCGGCACGCCTCAATCCACCTTGGCCAAGGCCGAGCAGATTCGCGCCGCTGCCCTGGCGCCGGCCGATCCCTCGCCGCAGGACCAGGCTGTGGCGGCTGCCGCGGCGATGATGGCGCTGCAGGCCCGGCAGGAGATCGCGAAGCAGCGCAGAGAAGGGGAGGACGGCGATGGCCAGTCCCCGACCTCTGCCGTGCAGGGCAACCTTGCTGTCGGCAACTCCCAGGATCGGTACGGGAAAGCCGACAAGGCTGACAGGGCCATGGGGGCCTATGCGCAAAGCGCCCAGGCCATCACCCAGGCCCTGGGCCTGGCCGTCAGCACCTTCGCCTAGGGGGTCCTGGCGGCAGCCACCTGCCAGCCGCCGCCCATGGCCTTGGCCAGGTCAGCCGAGGCGCTCAGCTGGGCGCGTCGGGCATCGATGCGGTTCAGTTCCGCCTGCAACGCGTTGCGCTGGGCGTCCAGCACCGTCAGGTAGTTGCTCAAGCCATTGCGGTAGCGCAGATCCGCCAACTTCTCGGCGCTAGCCAGGGCCTCGGCGCGCCGGCCTTCCGCCTCGGCCAGTTCCCGGGCCTGGCGGTGGGCTGTGAGGGCGTCCAGCACTTCCCGGAAGGCCTGGCGCACGGCCTGCTCATAGCCGATCAGGGCCTGGGCCTGGCGCGCGTCCCGGACCTGGAGTTCCGCTTCGGTGCGGCCGCCGTTCAGGATGCTTTGCACGATGCCGGCGCTGAGGCCCCAGATGGCGGCAGGACCGGAGAACAGGTTCGACAGGGCCTTGCTTTCCGAGCCCAGGTAGGCCGTGAGGCTCAGGTCCGGGTACAGGGCTGCCTTGGCCTCCTTGATGCGGGCGTGGGAGGTCAGCACGTTCTGCTCCGCCTGGCGCAGGTCGGGGCGCCGTTCCAGCAGTTCGGAAGGCAGGCTGGCGGGAAGGGTGGGCGGCTCGCCCAGGGCCTCCAAGGACTTGCCACGGCCGATGGGATCCTCCATCAGGGCACGGGGGCTGCGGCCGACGAGCACCGCCAGGGCCAGTTCCTGCTGGCGAACGCCCTGGGTCAGCTGGGCCAGGCTGGCCTCCAGGCCAGCCAGTTCTGCCTGGGCCTGGCGCAGTTCCAGTTCGGAGGACACGCCGGCATCCAGGCGCAGTGCCTGCAGGTCAACGGCGGCCTGGCGGTTGGCCCGTGTCCTGTCCACCAGGGCCAGTTGGGCATCCAGGGCCCGCAAGGCGAAGTAGGCCTGGGCGACTTCGCTGGTGAGGGAGATGCGCACCACGTCCCGGCCATATTCACTGGCCAGCAGCTCGGAGCGGGTGGCGTTGCTGGCCTCCCGGTAGCGGCCCCAGAGGTCCAACTCGTAGGCGGCCTGGAGTTGGGCCTTGTAGGTGTTGTTGGTGGGGGAGCCACCGGCGGGCATGGCGCCCACCTCCGTCCGGCGGCTGCGGCTGACATCGGCGCTGCCTTGCAGTTGCAGGGCCTGGTCCGCCCGAGCCAGGCCCAGGTTGGCGCGGGCCTCCTCGATGCGGGCGGCAGCGAGCCTGATGTCGGCGTTGCGGGCCAGGGCCTCCTGGATCAGGGTCTCCAGTTGGGGATCGCCATAGGCGTTCCACCAGTCGGACGCCATGGGTATGGCGGATTGTCCGGCTTGTTGAGGCCAGCTGGCCGGCAACTCGGGGGTGGCTTTTCGTAGTTCGGGGATGGCGGCGCAGCCAGCCAGGAAGAGGAGGGCCAGGGCCAGGACGATGAGCGAGCCGGTCTTAGGCATGATCGTCTCCATGTTGCGCCGCGCCGTGGTATTTGATGGGTCCCGGGAACAGCTTGCGCACCAGCAGGTAGAGCACGGGCACGAAGAACACCGCCAGCACCGTGGCGGCGATCATGCCGCCCATGACCCCGGTGCCGATGGCGTGGCGGCTGGCGGCACCGGCGCCGGAGGAGATGGCCAGGGGCAGCACGCCGAACATGAAGGCGATGGAGGTCATGATGATGGGCCGGAAGCGCAGCCGGCTTGCCTCCAGGACCGCCTCCAGGGTGGTCTTGCCCTGGGCCTCCAGCTGGCGGGCGAATTCCACGATCAGGATGGAATTCTTGGCCGACAGGCCGATGATGGTGATGAAGCCCACCTTGAAGTACACGTCGTTGGGAAGTTCTCTTAATGTCATGGCCAGCACCGCGCCAAACACGCCCAGGGGCACCACCAGCAACACCGCC
Protein-coding sequences here:
- a CDS encoding efflux transporter outer membrane subunit, whose amino-acid sequence is MPKTGSLIVLALALLFLAGCAAIPELRKATPELPASWPQQAGQSAIPMASDWWNAYGDPQLETLIQEALARNADIRLAAARIEEARANLGLARADQALQLQGSADVSRSRRTEVGAMPAGGSPTNNTYKAQLQAAYELDLWGRYREASNATRSELLASEYGRDVVRISLTSEVAQAYFALRALDAQLALVDRTRANRQAAVDLQALRLDAGVSSELELRQAQAELAGLEASLAQLTQGVRQQELALAVLVGRSPRALMEDPIGRGKSLEALGEPPTLPASLPSELLERRPDLRQAEQNVLTSHARIKEAKAALYPDLSLTAYLGSESKALSNLFSGPAAIWGLSAGIVQSILNGGRTEAELQVRDARQAQALIGYEQAVRQAFREVLDALTAHRQARELAEAEGRRAEALASAEKLADLRYRNGLSNYLTVLDAQRNALQAELNRIDARRAQLSASADLAKAMGGGWQVAAARTP
- the map gene encoding type I methionyl aminopeptidase; amino-acid sequence: MPITIKTPEQIEKMRVAGRLAGEVLDYITPFVKPGVTTGELDKLCHDYMVEVQDCIPAPLNYAPNGHKPYPKSICASVNHQVCHGVPGDKALKAGDVVNLDITTIKDGWHGDTSRMFYVGEPTIQARRLTEITYECMWKGISVVKPGAHLGDIGAAIQRHAESNGYSVVREFCGHGIGARFHEDPQVLHYGKAGTGPKLETGMVFTIEPMINAGRKDIRVLGDGWTVVTKDHSLSAQWEHTVLVTPTGFEVLTLSQAAPPPPPFIQRGA